In one window of Brassica rapa cultivar Chiifu-401-42 chromosome A07, CAAS_Brap_v3.01, whole genome shotgun sequence DNA:
- the LOC103828191 gene encoding monothiol glutaredoxin-S12, chloroplastic isoform X2 gives MAASANLGSLRSTTTSLFFSNRPFSLSMLRSSLVLRTCLIKPTPLRLLVSWPPHHGSSVRAMSSSSSSSSLEETVKTTVAENPVVVYSKSWCSYSSEVKSLFNGLQVKPLVVELDQLGAEGSQLQTVLEKLTGQFTVPNVFIGGKHIGGCSDTLQLYNKGQLEPMLAEANAKTGRT, from the exons ATGGCCGCATCAGCCAATCTCGGGAGCCTGAGATCGACGACGACGTCGCTGTTTTTTTCGAATCGGCCATTCTCTTTGTCCATGTTAAGAAGCTCCCTCGTATTAAGGACATGCCTTATTAAGCCCACACCTCTCCGGCTCCTCGTGTCGTGGCCACCGCACCACGGCTCTTCCGTCAGGGCCATGTCATCATCGTCATCGTCATCTTCCTTGGAGGAGACAGTTAAAACGACTGTAGCAGAAAACCCTGTGGTTGTCTACTCCAAATCCTGGTGCTC ATACTCGTCGGAAGTGAAGTCGTTGTTCAATGGGCTTCAAGTTAAGCCACTCGTTGTTGAACTCGATCAACTTG GTGCAGAGGGGTCGCAGCTGCAGACTGTCTTGGAGAAACTCACTGGACAATTCACTGTTCCTAATGTTTTCATCG GAGGCAAGCACATTGGTGGCTGCTCAG ATACGCTGCAGCTGTACAATAAAGGACAGCTCGAGCCAATGTTAGCTGAGGCCAATGCCAAAACCGGTCGGACCTAG
- the LOC103828191 gene encoding monothiol glutaredoxin-S12, chloroplastic isoform X1 produces MAASANLGSLRSTTTSLFFSNRPFSLSMLRSSLVLRTCLIKPTPLRLLVSWPPHHGSSVRAMSSSSSSSSLEETVKTTVAENPVVVYSKSWCSYSSEVKSLFNGLQVKPLVVELDQLGAEGSQLQTVLEKLTGQFTVPNVFIVTAPSLYKSYFVFHDQEASTLVAAQIRCSCTIKDSSSQC; encoded by the exons ATGGCCGCATCAGCCAATCTCGGGAGCCTGAGATCGACGACGACGTCGCTGTTTTTTTCGAATCGGCCATTCTCTTTGTCCATGTTAAGAAGCTCCCTCGTATTAAGGACATGCCTTATTAAGCCCACACCTCTCCGGCTCCTCGTGTCGTGGCCACCGCACCACGGCTCTTCCGTCAGGGCCATGTCATCATCGTCATCGTCATCTTCCTTGGAGGAGACAGTTAAAACGACTGTAGCAGAAAACCCTGTGGTTGTCTACTCCAAATCCTGGTGCTC ATACTCGTCGGAAGTGAAGTCGTTGTTCAATGGGCTTCAAGTTAAGCCACTCGTTGTTGAACTCGATCAACTTG GTGCAGAGGGGTCGCAGCTGCAGACTGTCTTGGAGAAACTCACTGGACAATTCACTGTTCCTAATGTTTTCATCG TCACTGCTCCATCACTTTACAAATCTTATTTCGTATTTCATGACCAGGAGGCAAGCACATTGGTGGCTGCTCAG ATACGCTGCAGCTGTACAATAAAGGACAGCTCGAGCCAATGTTAG
- the LOC103828250 gene encoding uncharacterized protein LOC103828250, translating into MLQLRPILKDYMHCDIGNGEAASFWFDSWTSLGPLIDFTGQGGPRSLRIRKGANVNQASTNGSWTLPAARSNAIQTIQEVITTIDPPNSTKGTDTFKWRKSDGTFGPIFSSKVTWEFLQQPSPTVFWSKDIWLKENIPRNSFVASLALLRRLPTKDRLLHWGLNVSWVVFSARQVWKLIITSSLSVIIPPLFSCLLRRTSGIHAAAAWILQPHPPANHNASVLMKLIFQSIIYIVWKERNTRIFTAVSTSAQGLHLQLDRLLRDRILSLPARLQPASSA; encoded by the coding sequence ATGTTGCAGCTAAGACCAATTCTTAAAGACTATATGCACTGTGATATTGGTAATGGTGAAGCTGCGAGCTTCTGGTTTGATTCTTGGACATCTCTTGGCCCTTTAATCGACTTCACAGGCCAAGGAGGTCCTCGTAGTCTTCGTATAAGGAAGGGCGCTAATGTCAATCAAGCCTCAACTAATGGATCCTGGACTCTACCCGCAGCACGTTCCAACGCTATTCAAACCATTCAGGAGGTCATCACTACGATTGATCCTCCAAATTCTACTAAAGGTACGGATACCTTTAAGTGGCGTAAATCTGATGGTACTTTTGGTCCCATTTTTTCTTCCAAAGTGACTTGGGAGTTCTTGCAACAACCCTCTCCTACTGTGTTTTGGAGCAAAGATATTTGGCTTAAAGAAAATATACCGAGAAACTCCTTCGTGGCTTCGCTTGCTCTTCTGAGAAGGTTACCAACTAAGGACCGACTTTTGCATTGGGGATTAAATGTCTCTTGGGTTGTGTTCTCTGCTCGTCAGGTTTGGAAACTCATCATCACCTCTTCTTTGAGTGTGATTATTCCTCCTCTCTTTAGCTGCCTTTTGCGTCGCACATCTGGGATTCACGCTGCAGCAGCTTGGATTCTGCAGCCTCATCCTCCTGCCAATCACAATGCATCCGTGCTCATGAAGCTCATCTTCCAGTCTATCATTTATATTGTGTGGAAGGAGAGAAACACACGCATTTTCACCGCTGTCTCCACCTCTGCTCAGGGCCTTCATCTTCAGCTGGACAGGCTACTAAGGGACCGCATTCTATCTCTTCCTGCCAGACTGCAGCCAGCTTCCTCTGCTTGA
- the LOC103828192 gene encoding BURP domain-containing protein BNM2A, translated as MASLRFSVTSPTLLLLFSLLVVEAHTSRKLISNKEQEDQNTSHLLKDGEFEDPSMYMFLNFNDLKLGAKLLVYFNKNELRTLPPLLTRQEADLIPFTKSKLDFLLNHFSISKDSPQGKAMKETLVRCNYKEIEGEYKFCGTSLESMLDLAKKTIASNADIKVMTTKVIAQNTTSYALHNYTFVETPKELIGIKMLGCHRMPYPYVVYYCHGHKSGARVFEVSLVTDDGRQRVVGPAACHMNTSMWNADHVAFKVLKIEPRSAPVCHFFPLDNIVWLAN; from the exons ATGGCTTCTTTGCGATTCTCTGTTACCTCCCccaccctcctcctcctcttctctctG CTGGTCGTGGAGGCACATACTTCAAGAAAGCTGATATCAAACAAGGAACAAGAAGACCAAAATACTAGTCATTTGCTCAAAGATGGTGAATTCGAGGATCCTTCAATGTACATGTTTTTAAACTTCAATGATCTTAAACTAGGAGCCAAATTGCTCGTTTACTTCAACAAAAACGAACTTCGAACACTTCCTCCACTTCTCACACGACAAGAAGCTGATCTCATTCCTTTCACTAAGTCGAAGCTTGACTTCCTTCTCAATCACTTCTCTATCTCCAAAGACTCTCCTCAAGGGAAAGCCATGAAGGAGACGTTGGTACGCTGTAACTACAAGGAAATTGAAGGAGAGTACAAGTTTTGTGGGACTTCGTTGGAGTCAATGCTTGATCTTGCAAAGAAAACAATAGCGTCTAATGCCGATATCAAGGTCATGACGACTAAAGTAATTGCCCAAAACACAACAAGCTATGCTTTACATAACTATACGTTCGTCGAGACTCCAAAGGAGCTTATTGGGATTAAAATGTTGGGATGTCATAGAATGCCATACCCTTATGTAGTTTACTATTGCCATGGTCACAAAAGTGGAGCCAGAGTCTTTGAGGTTAGTCTGGTCACAGATGATGGGAGACAACGGGTAGTGGGACCTGCTGCCTGTCATATGAACACGTCTATGTGGAACGCTGATCATGTAGCTTTTAAGGTGTTGAAGATAGAGCCGAGGTCGGCACCGGTTTGCCACTTCTTCCCTCTTGATAACATTGTGTGGTTAGCAAACTAG